A window of the Hordeum vulgare subsp. vulgare chromosome 5H, MorexV3_pseudomolecules_assembly, whole genome shotgun sequence genome harbors these coding sequences:
- the LOC123396431 gene encoding zinc finger protein 2-like has protein sequence MAAPPPSTFIDDDDEDTEAVDLSLTLAHTPWPASPSSPSAASSGGGNAGRGGVRLFPCLFCNKKFLKSQALGGHQNAHKKEMNIGWNAHLYTNPISAADAMPNHQAMYPIQVSHSCQHQGYTHVADGGSPGGSWWRDQDGVKKQQQTRKVDLNLKL, from the coding sequence ATGGCGGCTCCGCCACCCTCCACCttcatcgacgacgacgacgaagatacgGAAGCCGTCGACCTGTCACTGACACTCGCCCACACGCCGTGGCCGGCGTCGCCGTCGTCCCCCTCCGCTGCTTCATCAGGCGGCGGCAATGCTGGTCGTGGTGGTGTGAGGCTGTTCCCTTGCCTGTTCTGCAACAAGAAGTTCCTCAAGTCGCAGGCGctgggagggcaccagaacgcgcACAAGAAGGAGATGAACATCGGCTGGAACGCGCACCTCTACACCAACCCCATCTCAGCTGCCGACGCTATGCCCAACCACCAGGCGATGTACCCCATCCAGGTCTCCCACTCCTGCCAGCACCAGGGGTACACCCACGTCGCCGACGGCGGCTCACCGGGGGGCAGCTGGTGGCGCGACCAGGACGGCGTCAAGAAGCAGCAGCAGACGAGGAAGGTCGACCTTAACCTCAAGCTCTAG